Proteins encoded in a region of the Labrus bergylta chromosome 9, fLabBer1.1, whole genome shotgun sequence genome:
- the LOC136179936 gene encoding protocadherin beta-16-like — MRRQVLLFFSVLSLASVLGQVSYSIPEEMEKGSLVCNIAQDLGLDVKRLKSGRARIHSGDSAEFIELNKERGVLLIKERIDRETLCGEMTPCALHLQMILENPMELFRITIEITDINDNTPTFASSEKRFEISESAVIGSKFVLEKAIDADIGTNDLQSYSLNPTNNFALKLENQADGGKKVEMVLQKPLDREQQEQISLLLTAVDGGQPRMSGTMQIIVNVLDANDNSPVFTKSVYKATITENSPRGTSVITVSASDKDGGSNGEISYAISNSMRRLSDLFQINRKTGEVILIGEIDYEKSKLFQIDIEAIDNGGLSDSSKILIDVTDVNDNSPQIKALSKSDTILEDSPENTVIAMLSVNDPDSDRNGEVKCNINDDIPFKIQNTMNGFYSLVTEVALDREVASQYNITVTCSDEGVPSLSSSVTLTLQISDVNDNAPVFERSSYEAYIVENNTPGLSVFTVKARDADWNQNARVSYILEDFSVNGVPVSSYVSVSADSGVIHAVRSFDYEQIKDFQFRVKAQDGGSPPLSSNVTVKIVIQDQNDNPPQVLYPVQTGGSVVAEMVPRAADVGYLVTKVVAVDVDSGQNAWLSYKLQKATDRALFEVGLQNGEIRTIRQVNDKDAVKQRLTVIVEDNGQPSRSAAVIVNVAVADSFPEVLSEFTDFTHDKEYNDNLTFYLVLALAVVSFLFITCVVVIISVKIYRWRQSRTLFHSNLPVIPYYPPRYSDTLGTGTLQHVYNYEVCRTTDSRKSDCKFGRAGSQNVLIMDPSSTGTMQRIQSEKSILDEPDSPLEVRKLLKCKYFIICNSKS; from the coding sequence ATGAGACGGCAAGTACTGTTGTTCTTTTCGGTTCTCTCCCTCGCCTCGGTGCTCGGGCAGGTTAGCTACTCCATTCCTGAGGAAATGGAAAAGGGTTCCTTGGTCTGTAATATAGCTCAGGATCTCGGTTTGGATGTTAAAAGGCTTAAATCGGGTCGAGCTCGTATTCACTCGGGAGACAGCGCAGAATTTATCGAGctgaataaagaaagaggaGTCCTCCTCATCAAAGAGAGAATAGACAGAGAGACCTTGTGTGGAGAAATGACGCCATGTGCTTTACATTTACAGATGATTTTGGAAAATCCGATGGAATTGTTTCGCATAACGATAGAAATCACAGACATAAACGACAATACCCCCACGTTTGCATCGAGCGAGAAACGTTTTGAAATTAGCGAGTCGGCTGTTATTGGTTCTAAATTTGTGCTCGAGAAAGCCATCGATGCTGACATCGGTACAAATGATCTTCAGAGCTATTCGCTTAATCCAACAAATAACTTTGCATTGAAACTAGAGAATCAAGCAGACGGAGGTAAAAAGGTAGAAATGGTTCTGCAGAAGCCTCTTGATcgagagcagcaggagcagataTCGCTTTTATTAACTGCTGTTGATGGCGGACAGCCGCGTATGTCTGGTACAATGCAGATAATTGTGAACGTGTTAGATGCAAACGACAATTCACCGGTTTTCACTAAGTCAGTATACAAGGCAACAATAACGGAGAATTCCCCAAGAGGAACCAGTGTTATAACTGTTAGTGCATCTGACAAAGATGGAGGCTCTAATGGAGAAATATCATACGCAATTTCAAATAGCATGCGTCGATTGTCCGACCTATTTCAGATCAACAGGAAAACAGGAGAGGTTATTTTGATCGGTGAAATAGATTATGAAAAATCAAAGCTCTTTCAAATTGATATTGAAGCTATAGATAATGGAGGACTCTCTGATTCAAGTAAGATCCTAATTGATGTCACTGATGTGAATGACAACAGTCCTCAGATAAAAGCTCTCTCTAAATCAGACACTATTTTAGAAGACTCTCCAGAGAACACCGTCATCGCTATGCTGAGTGTAAATGACCCTGACTCCGACAGGAATGGAGAAGTGAAGTGTAACATTAATGATGATATTcctttcaaaatacaaaatacaatgaACGGATTTTATAGTTTAGTTACAGAGGTAGCCTTGGACAGAGAGGTCGCTTCTCAATATAACATCACAGTGACGTGTTCTGATGAGGGAGTgccctctctctccagcagcGTCACTCTCACCTTACAGATCTCTGATGTAAATGACAACGCGCCTGTCTTTGAGAGGAGCTCATATGAAGCCTACATTgtagaaaacaacacaccagGCCTCTCTGTTTTCACAGTGAAAGCCAGAGACGCTGACTGGAACCAGAATGCCCGTGTTTCTTACATCCTGGAGGACTTCTCTGTTAACGGAGTGCCAGTCTCCTCATATGTTTCCGTCAGTGCTGATAGTGGAGTCATCCATGCAGTTCGCTCTTTTGACTACGAGCAGATCAAAGACTTCCAGTTCCGCGTCAAAGCGCAGGATGGAGGCTCCCCTCCACTCAGCAGCAACGTGACAGTGAAAATAGTGATCCAGGACCAGAACGACAACCCCCCTCAGGTCCTGTACCCAGTCCAGACTGGTGGGTCAGTGGTGGCTGAGATGGTGCCTCGTGCAGCAGATGTAGGCTACCTGGTGACTAAAGTGGTGGCTGTTGATGTGGACTCTGGACAGAATGCCTGGCTCTCGTATAAACTGCAGAAAGCCACAGACAGGGCGCTGTTTGAAGTGGGCTTACAGAATGGAGAAATCAGAACTATCCGCCAAGTGAATGATAAAGatgctgtgaaacaaagactgactgTTATAGTGGAGGACAACGGGCAGCCGTCTCGTTCAGCTGCAGTCATTGTTAACGTGGCGGTGGCGGACAGCTTCCCTGAAGTGCTGTCTGAGTTCACTGACTTTACACACGACAAGGAGTACAATGACAACCTGACTTTTTACTTAGTGCTGGCTTTGGCTGTAGtgtccttcctcttcatcacgtgTGTAGTGGTTATTATATCAGTGAAAATCTACAGATGGAGACAATCTCGCACCCTGTTTCACTCCAACCTCCCTGTGATTCCATATTATCCACCACGTTACTCAGACACTTTGGGCACAGGGACTCTCCAGCACGTGTACAATTACGAGGTGTGCAGGACGACTGACTCCAGAAAGAGTGACTGTAAGTTCGGCAGAGCTGGTAGTCAGAACGTGTTGATAATGGACCCAAGTTCTACAGGGACCATGCAGAGGATACAGAGTGAGAAGAGCATCCTGGATGAACCAGATTCTCCTCTAGAGGTTAGAAAACtgcttaaatgtaaatattttataatatgCAATTCAAAGTCATGA